Proteins found in one Synechococcus sp. LA31 genomic segment:
- a CDS encoding AI-2E family transporter, producing MPLSIDALIRLLLLVGLGVACALILQPFAEILLWAGLLAVILHPLHLWLQRRLRLNRWGAAGLIVVAGLAVMLGPVGGLAAALFSNISELLELARQGKEAVPQPPALLLEIPVLGPALKPFWHSLIGDLHGLVRTHAGTLTDIGTRLLETTLAQGLGFLKLLVSLVVAALMLVHSEALLLRLRRLLERLAPDHAITVQQITATTVRNVSRGVVGVAVLQSMLIGLGLMATGIPWSGLLTLLALILCLMQIGPLPVVLVALAMAWSQLHPLMALLLTLWLIAATLLEHLLKPVLMAHGLPIPMLVILIGVLGGTLKGGLTGLFLGPVLLSLGYHFVRLWVGATTPPAAP from the coding sequence ATGCCGCTGTCGATCGATGCCCTGATCCGGCTGCTGCTGCTGGTGGGCCTCGGCGTGGCTTGCGCCTTGATCCTGCAGCCGTTCGCCGAGATCCTGCTGTGGGCGGGATTGCTGGCGGTGATTCTCCATCCGCTTCACCTCTGGCTTCAGCGGCGCTTACGGCTCAACCGCTGGGGAGCAGCCGGGCTGATCGTGGTAGCAGGCCTGGCCGTGATGTTGGGCCCGGTGGGTGGCCTGGCAGCCGCCCTGTTCAGCAACATCAGCGAACTGCTTGAGCTGGCGCGCCAAGGGAAGGAGGCAGTTCCTCAACCACCTGCCCTGCTCCTGGAGATCCCAGTGTTGGGTCCGGCCCTGAAGCCGTTCTGGCACAGCCTGATCGGTGATCTGCACGGACTGGTACGCACCCATGCCGGCACGCTCACCGACATCGGCACACGCCTGCTGGAAACCACCCTGGCCCAAGGTCTTGGTTTTCTCAAGCTGCTGGTGAGCCTGGTGGTGGCCGCACTGATGCTCGTGCACTCAGAGGCCTTGCTGCTGCGCCTGCGTCGCCTCTTGGAACGCCTCGCGCCAGACCATGCAATCACCGTGCAGCAGATCACCGCCACCACCGTGCGCAACGTGTCACGTGGGGTGGTGGGCGTGGCCGTTCTGCAATCGATGCTCATCGGTCTGGGCTTGATGGCAACTGGGATTCCCTGGTCGGGTCTGCTCACCCTGCTGGCCCTGATCCTTTGCCTCATGCAGATCGGCCCACTGCCTGTGGTGCTGGTGGCCCTGGCGATGGCCTGGAGTCAGCTGCACCCGCTGATGGCGCTCCTACTCACGCTCTGGCTGATTGCAGCCACCCTGTTGGAGCACCTCCTGAAGCCTGTCCTGATGGCCCACGGGCTGCCGATCCCCATGTTGGTCATCCTGATCGGCGTGTTGGGGGGCACGCTCAAAGGCGGGCTAACCGGGCTGTTCCTGGGCCCGGTGCTGCTATCGCTGGGTTATCACTTTGTGCGTTTGTGGGTGGGCGCCACCACACCGCCCGCAGCCCCCTGA
- the grrM gene encoding cyclophane-forming radical SAM/SPASM peptide maturase GrrM/OscB, whose amino-acid sequence MISSEVTPAGSALTDLDLSRFGPIGLVVVQSTSLCNLDCDYCYLPDRQKRRVFDLELLPLLLQRILESPFCGPQLSLVWHAGEPLTLPFSYYDEATAIIERCVREFADGQVVVEQHVQTNGTLINDAWCDCFQRNRIVVGVSVDGPAAIHDAHRRFRNGNPSHHLTMRGIEALQRHGIPCHVIAVVTAAAMEQPEAMYRFFRDNNIEAVGFNVEEQEGVHTSSSMQGREQEERYRQFLSRFWELSEADGHRLMLREFQQVIDLIQRNRRLNQNELNRPYSILSVDWQGNFSTFDPELLSVSSDRYGSFNLGNIRDTSLLEAAMSPRFQQLWGDVTSGMANCQSGCDYYGLCGGGMGSNKFWEHGTLNCSETSACRFRTQIPVQVLLDRFEAGPPPTN is encoded by the coding sequence GTGATCAGCAGCGAGGTCACGCCGGCCGGCTCAGCGCTTACAGATCTCGATCTGAGCCGGTTCGGGCCGATCGGCCTGGTGGTGGTGCAGTCCACCTCCCTCTGCAACCTCGACTGCGACTACTGCTATCTGCCCGACCGGCAGAAGCGGCGGGTGTTTGATCTGGAGCTGCTACCGCTGCTGCTGCAGCGCATCCTGGAGAGTCCCTTCTGCGGGCCTCAACTTTCGTTGGTGTGGCATGCCGGTGAGCCGCTCACCCTCCCCTTCAGTTACTACGACGAAGCCACAGCGATCATCGAGCGCTGTGTGCGGGAGTTTGCCGACGGCCAGGTCGTGGTTGAACAGCATGTGCAGACCAACGGCACACTGATCAACGACGCCTGGTGCGACTGTTTCCAGCGCAACCGCATCGTGGTGGGGGTGAGCGTGGATGGGCCGGCCGCCATTCATGACGCCCATCGCCGCTTTCGCAACGGCAACCCTTCCCATCACCTCACCATGCGGGGCATCGAGGCCTTGCAGCGCCATGGCATCCCCTGCCATGTGATCGCGGTGGTGACCGCTGCCGCCATGGAGCAACCGGAGGCGATGTATCGCTTTTTCCGCGACAACAACATCGAGGCGGTGGGGTTCAACGTGGAGGAGCAAGAGGGTGTGCACACCAGCTCTTCCATGCAGGGCCGGGAGCAGGAGGAGCGCTACCGGCAGTTCCTCAGCCGCTTCTGGGAGCTGAGTGAAGCCGATGGGCATCGCCTGATGCTGCGGGAGTTTCAGCAGGTGATCGATCTGATCCAGCGCAACCGCCGCCTCAATCAGAACGAACTCAACCGGCCCTACTCCATCCTCAGCGTGGATTGGCAGGGCAATTTCTCCACCTTTGATCCCGAGCTGCTCTCGGTGAGCAGTGATCGCTACGGCAGCTTCAACCTGGGCAACATCCGCGACACCAGCCTTCTGGAAGCGGCCATGAGTCCCCGCTTTCAGCAGCTCTGGGGCGATGTGACCTCCGGCATGGCCAACTGCCAGAGCGGATGCGATTACTACGGCCTCTGCGGCGGCGGCATGGGCAGCAACAAGTTTTGGGAGCACGGCACCCTCAACTGCAGCGAAACCAGCGCTTGCCGCTTCCGCACCCAGATCCCGGTTCAGGTGTTGCTGGATCGCTTCGAAGCAGGACCACCACCTACTAACTGA
- the grrA gene encoding GrrA/OscA1 family cyclophane-containing rSAM-modified RiPP translates to MAPRSLLQLLTLTAAAAVFTETAQAAVYQAPDLSNPLESRIQALRDGAWQPQLSAVNGELVARYWGNGGGHNWGNAGRGGGGRWGNGGRYYGGGGGINVNLGWPNGGWGNGGWGNVLPGSFVNW, encoded by the coding sequence ATGGCACCCCGTTCCCTTCTGCAGCTGCTCACCCTCACCGCAGCAGCAGCCGTCTTCACCGAAACGGCTCAAGCTGCGGTGTATCAAGCTCCTGATCTGAGCAATCCACTGGAAAGCCGCATCCAGGCCCTACGCGATGGCGCCTGGCAACCCCAGCTCAGTGCGGTCAATGGCGAACTCGTAGCCCGTTATTGGGGCAACGGCGGCGGCCACAATTGGGGCAATGCTGGCCGTGGCGGCGGTGGTCGTTGGGGTAACGGCGGCCGCTACTACGGCGGCGGTGGTGGCATCAACGTCAATCTCGGCTGGCCCAATGGTGGATGGGGCAATGGCGGCTGGGGCAACGTGCTGCCCGGCAGCTTCGTTAACTGGTGA
- the grrP gene encoding extracellular substrate binding-like orphan protein GrrP — translation MALRLTALTGALISITLGVLQPAQAETVLERITRTGRVNTVVMNGNLPYSTQLDNRYVGLGLEFAKAIQKELSDYVGKPVELVAQPVNSIDQGIAAIASGAVDLSCGAGFSWGRAMFVDYTLPFALSGTRLITPMGNDGTPAALTGKTIGAVKNSLAAHAMEKSITGAELALFENPAAALAALKSGEIQFLAGDSLWLLANRSAVDPAGNVTPSVPYNRSAVGCVVPENSSGLLNLSNLAIAKLMQAYINDDPNAQSRINQWVGPGTDVNLSQNVIKAYFTNVLLTAALLALP, via the coding sequence ATGGCTCTTCGACTGACCGCCCTGACAGGGGCCCTGATCAGCATCACCCTCGGGGTTCTGCAACCAGCCCAAGCGGAAACTGTGCTTGAACGGATCACCCGCACCGGCCGGGTGAACACGGTGGTGATGAACGGCAACTTGCCCTACTCCACCCAGCTGGACAATCGCTACGTCGGGCTCGGCCTTGAATTCGCCAAGGCGATTCAGAAAGAGCTGAGCGACTACGTCGGCAAGCCAGTGGAGCTGGTGGCCCAACCGGTGAACTCCATTGATCAGGGGATTGCCGCCATCGCGAGCGGCGCGGTTGACCTCTCCTGTGGAGCAGGCTTCAGCTGGGGGCGGGCCATGTTTGTGGATTACACCCTGCCCTTTGCCCTGAGCGGCACCCGCCTGATCACTCCGATGGGCAACGACGGCACTCCCGCTGCACTGACGGGCAAAACCATCGGTGCCGTCAAGAACAGCCTGGCAGCCCATGCCATGGAGAAATCGATCACTGGAGCTGAGCTCGCCCTCTTCGAGAACCCAGCAGCAGCCTTGGCGGCGCTCAAGAGCGGAGAGATCCAGTTTCTCGCCGGAGACAGCCTCTGGCTTCTGGCCAACCGCAGCGCTGTTGACCCCGCGGGCAACGTCACCCCGTCGGTTCCCTACAACCGCTCTGCGGTGGGATGCGTGGTGCCAGAGAACAGCTCCGGGCTGCTCAACCTCAGCAATCTGGCGATCGCCAAGTTGATGCAGGCCTACATCAACGACGATCCCAACGCTCAGAGCCGCATCAACCAGTGGGTTGGCCCAGGCACTGACGTGAACCTGAGTCAGAACGTCATCAAGGCGTACTTCACCAACGTGCTGCTCACCGCAGCACTGCTCGCGCTTCCCTGA
- the cbiE gene encoding precorrin-6y C5,15-methyltransferase (decarboxylating) subunit CbiE, translated as MIEVIGTDAGAPATLPVLYQQQLREAALIAAPRRMHAALRHWGGAGLPELMPSDQPQPLLERLAAMAPDAAVVVLASGDPLWFGIGRLLLDALPPERLRFHPGPSSLQLAFARVGRPWQDASWLSLHGRDPAPLAARLQQRPAALAVLTDPGRGGAEEVRCCLRAAGLEQAYAFWLCERLGHSNERVQRLAPADHLPADLDPLHLVLLLAEQPPLPAQLPLFGLADGVFLQHPDRPGLMTKREVRIQLLADLDLPLEGVLWDIGAGVGSIGLEAMRLRPALQLWALEQRGGSAALIRANGERLGVQPAGVLEGRAPEALAALPDPDRVVVGGGGRDRRQLLQAVLDRLRPGGVVVVPLATVEALAELRPLLEQAGLTVSVAQHQAWRGAPLADGTRLAPLNPVLVLRGERRVQPEMA; from the coding sequence ATGATTGAGGTGATCGGCACTGATGCCGGCGCACCGGCCACCCTGCCGGTGCTGTACCAGCAGCAATTACGCGAGGCTGCGTTGATTGCGGCGCCGCGACGGATGCATGCCGCTTTGCGTCATTGGGGTGGAGCTGGGTTGCCGGAGCTGATGCCCAGCGATCAACCCCAGCCGCTGCTCGAGCGGCTCGCGGCCATGGCCCCCGACGCAGCGGTGGTGGTGCTGGCCAGTGGTGATCCTCTCTGGTTCGGTATCGGCCGACTGTTACTCGATGCTCTGCCGCCAGAACGGCTTCGCTTTCATCCAGGTCCCAGTTCGTTGCAGCTGGCCTTCGCCCGCGTTGGCCGTCCCTGGCAGGACGCCAGCTGGCTGAGCCTGCATGGCCGTGATCCGGCACCGCTGGCGGCGCGGTTGCAGCAGCGCCCCGCTGCCTTGGCGGTGCTCACCGATCCAGGCCGCGGCGGGGCCGAGGAGGTGCGCTGCTGCCTGCGGGCGGCGGGTTTGGAGCAGGCTTATGCCTTCTGGCTGTGTGAGCGCCTGGGCCACAGCAACGAGCGGGTGCAGCGCCTGGCCCCTGCCGACCACCTGCCCGCTGATCTCGATCCGCTGCATCTGGTGCTGTTGTTGGCTGAGCAGCCCCCCCTGCCAGCGCAGTTGCCCTTGTTCGGGCTAGCCGATGGGGTGTTTCTGCAGCACCCGGATCGCCCCGGCCTGATGACCAAACGGGAGGTGCGCATTCAGCTGCTGGCTGATCTGGATCTCCCGCTCGAGGGTGTGCTCTGGGACATCGGTGCAGGGGTGGGGTCGATTGGTTTAGAGGCCATGCGGCTGCGGCCTGCCCTGCAGCTCTGGGCCCTTGAGCAGCGGGGAGGATCAGCGGCCTTGATCCGTGCCAACGGCGAGCGGTTGGGTGTGCAGCCAGCCGGGGTGCTGGAGGGCCGTGCTCCAGAAGCCTTGGCTGCCCTGCCGGATCCGGATCGGGTGGTAGTGGGCGGTGGCGGCCGCGATCGCCGACAGCTGCTGCAGGCCGTGCTGGATCGTCTGCGGCCCGGCGGTGTGGTGGTGGTGCCCCTCGCCACGGTGGAGGCGCTGGCGGAGCTGAGGCCACTGTTGGAGCAGGCGGGCCTCACCGTGAGTGTTGCCCAGCACCAGGCCTGGCGTGGGGCACCGCTGGCCGATGGCACGCGCTTGGCGCCGCTTAATCCCGTGCTGGTGTTGAGGGGCGAGAGGCGGGTGCAGCCTGAGATGGCTTGA
- a CDS encoding DUF192 domain-containing protein has protein sequence MRMRTLRHCLLFLVVLAAPAALQAKQAPQVLPIEAEWCLQSGDCIQLEVADEQHEQAIGLQLRGPLPPLRGMWFPFDDALLRFWMHRTPEPLDMVFINDNRVIAIEANTTPCPRLPCRSYGPDQPGDGVVELAAGEASRLGIKVGSAAVIRPFKPSQAAPASRPSTPARD, from the coding sequence ATGCGGATGCGCACCCTGCGGCACTGCCTGCTGTTCCTAGTTGTCCTGGCTGCCCCGGCGGCGCTGCAAGCCAAGCAGGCCCCCCAAGTTCTGCCCATCGAAGCCGAGTGGTGCCTTCAAAGTGGCGACTGCATCCAGCTGGAGGTGGCCGATGAGCAGCACGAGCAGGCCATTGGCCTGCAGCTGCGTGGGCCGCTTCCTCCTCTACGCGGCATGTGGTTTCCGTTCGACGATGCATTGCTCCGCTTCTGGATGCATCGCACCCCTGAGCCGCTCGACATGGTGTTTATCAACGACAACCGCGTGATCGCCATCGAAGCCAACACCACCCCTTGCCCGCGGCTGCCGTGCCGCAGCTACGGCCCAGATCAGCCAGGCGATGGTGTGGTGGAGCTGGCCGCCGGCGAAGCCAGCCGCCTCGGGATCAAGGTGGGCAGTGCAGCTGTGATCAGGCCGTTCAAGCCATCTCAGGCTGCACCCGCCTCTCGCCCCTCAACACCAGCACGGGATTAA
- a CDS encoding response regulator transcription factor, with amino-acid sequence MSSATLLLLGQEAEALAPRLEASGYQCRVGIEQLQNGCDLAVLGAELAEQLPALRERLGTAPILLDIGHDSVAARSGMLRSGATDFWLSSAGASDLLMRLRLHRKLIDKGRPEADRLNLGDLSLIPSRHEVRRGQRLLALTAREYALLQLLMEHSGQVLSRDQILRQVWHDQRGAASNVIEVYVRYLRQKLEEHGEKRLIHTVRGQGYCLSNGPPPR; translated from the coding sequence ATGAGCAGCGCCACCCTGCTGCTTCTGGGGCAAGAGGCTGAGGCCCTGGCACCTCGGCTAGAGGCCTCGGGCTACCAGTGCCGTGTGGGCATCGAGCAGCTGCAGAACGGCTGCGATCTGGCCGTGCTCGGGGCTGAGCTGGCCGAGCAGCTACCGGCCCTGCGTGAACGCCTGGGCACGGCGCCGATTCTTCTCGATATCGGCCACGACAGCGTGGCCGCCCGCTCCGGGATGTTGCGCTCTGGCGCTACCGATTTCTGGTTGTCGTCGGCCGGAGCCAGTGATCTGCTGATGCGGCTGCGCCTGCACCGCAAGCTGATCGACAAAGGCCGGCCCGAGGCAGACCGCCTCAACCTGGGCGACCTGAGCCTGATCCCCAGCCGCCATGAGGTGCGCCGCGGGCAACGGCTGCTTGCGCTGACGGCGCGGGAATACGCCCTGCTGCAGCTTCTGATGGAGCACAGCGGCCAGGTGCTCAGCCGTGATCAGATCCTGCGGCAGGTGTGGCACGACCAACGCGGCGCCGCGAGCAATGTGATCGAGGTGTACGTGCGCTACCTGCGCCAGAAACTCGAGGAGCACGGTGAGAAGCGCCTGATTCACACGGTGCGCGGCCAGGGTTATTGCCTCAGCAACGGACCGCCGCCCCGCTGA
- a CDS encoding NAD(+) kinase translates to MPCVGLIVNDGKDLALATADAIEARLRDAGYEVVRASSSAGMVGFANPDQHLRVKGHAACVPPGFDPSMAMAMVLGGDGTVLSAARMTAPIDVPILTINTGHLGFLAETYLPELDQALDQVIAGEWTLEERTTMVVSVMRGEQRRWEVICLNEMALHREPLTSMCHFEIAVGRHAPVDIAADGVILSTPTGSTAYALSAGGPVITPDCPVLQLTPIAPHSLASRALVFSDQEPVTVFPATPERLMMVVDGSAGCYVWPEDRVLIRRSEHPVRFVRLADHEFFQVLRNKLGWGLPHVAKPSNGGPA, encoded by the coding sequence TTGCCCTGCGTCGGCCTCATCGTTAACGACGGCAAGGATCTGGCCCTGGCCACCGCCGATGCCATTGAGGCCCGCCTGCGCGATGCGGGCTACGAGGTGGTGCGCGCCAGCAGCTCAGCCGGCATGGTGGGGTTTGCCAACCCCGACCAGCATCTGCGCGTGAAGGGGCACGCCGCCTGCGTGCCGCCAGGCTTTGATCCATCAATGGCGATGGCCATGGTGCTGGGGGGTGACGGCACCGTGCTTTCAGCAGCGCGAATGACGGCACCGATCGATGTGCCGATCCTCACGATCAACACAGGCCATCTCGGCTTCCTGGCTGAAACCTATCTACCGGAGCTCGATCAGGCCCTCGATCAGGTGATCGCCGGCGAGTGGACCCTCGAAGAGCGCACCACCATGGTGGTGAGCGTGATGCGCGGGGAGCAGCGGCGCTGGGAGGTGATCTGCCTCAACGAGATGGCCCTGCACCGCGAGCCCCTCACCTCGATGTGTCACTTCGAGATTGCCGTGGGGCGCCATGCACCGGTGGATATCGCCGCCGACGGCGTGATCCTCTCCACTCCCACAGGCTCCACTGCCTATGCCCTCAGTGCAGGGGGCCCGGTGATCACGCCCGACTGCCCGGTGCTGCAGCTCACACCGATCGCGCCCCACTCGTTGGCCTCAAGGGCACTGGTGTTCAGCGATCAGGAACCGGTCACCGTGTTTCCCGCCACGCCAGAGCGGCTGATGATGGTGGTGGATGGCAGCGCCGGTTGCTACGTGTGGCCGGAGGATCGCGTGCTGATCCGCCGCAGCGAACACCCAGTGCGGTTTGTGCGCTTAGCGGATCATGAGTTTTTCCAGGTGCTGCGCAACAAGCTGGGCTGGGGCCTCCCTCACGTGGCCAAACCCAGCAACGGCGGGCCGGCATGA
- the pheS gene encoding phenylalanine--tRNA ligase subunit alpha: MSATISLQQLTEQLDQLEAEAAKAIATAASAAALEELRVGLLGKKGKLSAVLGAMGKLPGDERPVVGQRANVLKEQVQGLLSERLTAVKAAAMAERIAGETLDVTMPASFIPAGHRHPLISTIEEIVDIFSGLGYRVEEGPEIETDHYNFTALNIPPHHPARDMQDTFYLSEHALLRTHTSPVQIRHLEKNPPPVRIVAPGRVYRRDAVDATHSPVFHQVEVLAIDEGLDFSHLRGTVTTFLQRFFGDLPVRFRASYFPFTEPSAEVDVQWRGRWLEVMGCGMVDPAVLEGLGIDPERYSGFAAGLGVERFCMVRHGIDDIRRLFTSDLRFLEQF, encoded by the coding sequence GTGAGCGCCACGATCAGCCTGCAGCAGCTCACCGAACAGCTCGATCAGCTGGAGGCTGAGGCCGCCAAGGCGATTGCCACCGCTGCTTCCGCCGCTGCACTCGAAGAGCTGCGGGTGGGGCTGCTGGGCAAGAAGGGCAAGCTCTCGGCGGTGCTTGGCGCCATGGGCAAGCTGCCCGGCGATGAACGCCCCGTGGTGGGCCAACGGGCCAACGTGCTCAAGGAGCAGGTGCAGGGCCTGCTGAGCGAGCGGCTCACGGCCGTGAAAGCCGCGGCCATGGCGGAGCGCATCGCGGGCGAAACCCTGGATGTGACCATGCCGGCAAGCTTCATCCCGGCCGGCCACCGGCACCCGCTCATCAGCACGATCGAGGAGATCGTGGACATCTTTTCCGGCCTGGGCTACCGGGTGGAGGAAGGCCCGGAGATCGAAACCGACCACTACAACTTCACGGCCCTGAATATCCCGCCCCACCACCCGGCGCGGGATATGCAAGACACCTTCTATTTGAGCGAGCACGCGTTGCTGCGCACCCACACCTCCCCGGTGCAGATCCGCCACCTGGAGAAGAACCCTCCGCCGGTGCGAATCGTGGCTCCCGGCCGCGTGTATCGCCGCGATGCCGTGGATGCCACCCACTCCCCGGTGTTCCATCAAGTGGAGGTGCTGGCGATCGATGAGGGGCTGGATTTCAGCCATCTGCGCGGCACAGTGACCACCTTCCTGCAGCGCTTCTTCGGCGACCTTCCGGTGCGCTTCCGCGCTAGCTATTTCCCCTTCACCGAACCCTCCGCTGAGGTGGATGTGCAATGGCGCGGTCGCTGGCTCGAGGTGATGGGCTGTGGGATGGTGGATCCAGCCGTGCTGGAAGGCCTGGGCATCGATCCGGAGCGCTACAGCGGTTTTGCAGCCGGCCTAGGGGTGGAGCGCTTCTGCATGGTGCGCCACGGCATCGATGACATCCGCCGCCTGTTCACCTCAGACCTGCGTTTCCTGGAACAGTTCTGA
- the surE gene encoding 5'/3'-nucleotidase SurE — MRILISNDDGVFADGIRALAAEAAGRGHQVSVVCPDQERSATGHGLTLQTPLRAERADELFAPGIQAWACSGTPSDCVKLALFALLEEWPDLVLSGINHGPNLGTDTLYSGTVSAAMEGTIEGLPALAVSSADFRWRQFEPAARIALDVVEHLHAGGWPPRVLVNLNVPPLAAEAIGPLRWCRKAVRRYTDQFDKRVDPRGRTYYWLAGEVANDLEAEVAGPPDWPIDVAHVAAGGVSLTPLQPELFWRGASADLPALP, encoded by the coding sequence TTGCGGATCCTGATCAGTAACGACGACGGCGTGTTCGCCGATGGCATCCGTGCCCTAGCGGCGGAGGCCGCGGGCCGCGGCCATCAGGTGAGCGTGGTGTGCCCGGATCAGGAGCGCTCGGCCACCGGTCATGGGCTCACCCTGCAGACGCCCCTGCGCGCCGAGCGGGCCGATGAGCTGTTCGCACCCGGCATTCAGGCCTGGGCCTGCAGCGGCACCCCCAGCGATTGCGTGAAATTGGCCTTGTTTGCCTTGCTGGAGGAGTGGCCGGATCTGGTGCTCTCCGGTATTAACCATGGCCCCAACCTCGGCACCGACACGCTTTATTCCGGCACCGTGAGCGCTGCCATGGAGGGCACGATCGAGGGGTTGCCGGCGTTGGCTGTGAGCAGCGCCGATTTCCGTTGGCGGCAGTTCGAGCCCGCGGCCCGCATCGCCCTGGATGTGGTCGAACATCTGCATGCCGGTGGATGGCCCCCGAGAGTGTTGGTCAACCTGAATGTGCCGCCGTTGGCGGCGGAGGCCATTGGCCCGCTGCGTTGGTGCCGCAAGGCCGTGCGCCGCTACACCGATCAATTCGACAAGCGCGTCGATCCCCGCGGCCGCACCTATTACTGGCTGGCCGGCGAGGTGGCCAACGATCTGGAGGCCGAGGTGGCGGGCCCGCCCGATTGGCCGATCGATGTGGCTCACGTAGCGGCTGGTGGGGTGTCGCTCACCCCCTTGCAACCGGAGTTGTTCTGGCGTGGTGCCAGCGCGGATCTACCGGCCCTGCCTTAG
- a CDS encoding DUF3611 family protein has protein sequence MADRLDLQLISAALRRLGWIRLWSQVVLGVVVMGVLLFNNVGGQIAARADKALGLGPGLSLTSLAFLVLLWSIWQSGLIVRCGRALNGAVHPSKGETARLIKRSVLADLVGLTLGAVGYQSLAGSLFVQASMQAGFAFGGAMTTPGGRITNYPITSLEMLSVLSNTQVLFAHVIGLWISIWMLQRIYRPSGS, from the coding sequence ATGGCCGATCGCCTCGACCTGCAACTGATCTCCGCCGCCCTGCGTCGACTCGGCTGGATCCGGCTCTGGTCTCAGGTGGTTCTGGGGGTGGTGGTGATGGGGGTGCTGCTGTTCAACAACGTTGGCGGTCAGATCGCCGCCCGAGCCGACAAAGCCCTCGGCCTGGGCCCCGGGCTATCGCTCACCAGCCTGGCTTTTCTGGTGTTGCTCTGGTCGATCTGGCAGAGCGGTCTGATCGTGCGCTGTGGCCGCGCTCTCAATGGAGCCGTGCACCCGAGCAAGGGTGAAACCGCTCGGTTGATCAAGCGGAGCGTGCTGGCCGACCTGGTGGGCCTCACCCTCGGCGCCGTGGGCTATCAATCCCTGGCCGGGAGCCTGTTCGTGCAGGCGTCGATGCAGGCGGGCTTCGCCTTCGGCGGGGCCATGACCACCCCTGGCGGGCGCATCACCAACTACCCGATCACCTCGCTGGAGATGCTCTCGGTGTTGAGCAACACCCAGGTGCTGTTCGCCCATGTGATCGGTCTGTGGATCAGCATCTGGATGCTGCAGCGGATCTACCGGCCCAGCGGCAGCTAA
- a CDS encoding bifunctional riboflavin kinase/FAD synthetase, protein MIPLRSPDQAARPTAIALGSFDGLHEGHRQVIASVVNHAAAGQLVPTVVSFWPHPREVLHGEARLRLDLPAEKVDLLEPLGIAQLVLVPFTPALAALSPEAFVEQVLVQQLQARLVAVGDNFRFGSGRSGDIHTLRELCAARDIAVLVQPILSDSSGRLSSSRIRCALEAGELEEATRLLGRSYRFGGRVVRGRGLGRELGWPTANLQVDGRKFLPQQGVYAAWVWLQGERLPAVMNLGPQPTVDPTAPSAVEVHVLGQRLELEGAELLVEPVALLRQQQRFESLDALVAQIARDAARAEELLGSAGWVGVGQAPADEGSDGPQQQNP, encoded by the coding sequence TTGATTCCACTGCGCAGCCCTGATCAGGCAGCCCGTCCCACGGCCATTGCTCTGGGCAGTTTTGACGGGTTGCACGAAGGCCATCGCCAGGTGATTGCCTCAGTGGTGAACCACGCGGCCGCTGGCCAGCTGGTTCCCACCGTGGTGAGCTTCTGGCCGCATCCGCGCGAAGTGCTGCACGGCGAGGCAAGGCTGCGGCTCGATCTGCCCGCCGAGAAGGTGGATCTGCTGGAGCCGCTCGGGATTGCGCAATTGGTGCTCGTGCCCTTTACGCCAGCTCTGGCGGCGTTGAGCCCCGAGGCTTTTGTGGAGCAGGTGCTGGTGCAGCAGCTGCAGGCGAGGCTGGTGGCCGTGGGAGACAACTTCCGCTTCGGTTCTGGTCGCAGCGGCGATATCCACACCCTGCGCGAGCTCTGCGCGGCCCGGGACATTGCGGTGTTGGTGCAGCCGATCCTGAGCGATAGCAGCGGTCGTCTCAGCAGCAGCCGCATTCGTTGCGCTCTCGAGGCCGGCGAGCTGGAGGAGGCCACCCGCCTGCTCGGACGCTCGTATCGCTTCGGCGGGCGCGTGGTGCGCGGCCGCGGCCTGGGCCGTGAGCTGGGGTGGCCCACCGCCAACCTGCAGGTGGATGGTCGCAAGTTTTTGCCGCAGCAGGGGGTGTATGCCGCCTGGGTGTGGCTGCAGGGGGAGCGCCTGCCGGCGGTGATGAATCTGGGGCCTCAGCCCACGGTGGACCCCACCGCCCCATCGGCAGTGGAAGTGCATGTGCTGGGCCAGCGGCTGGAGCTCGAGGGTGCGGAGCTGCTGGTGGAGCCTGTGGCGTTGCTGCGGCAGCAGCAGCGCTTCGAAAGCTTGGATGCGCTGGTGGCCCAGATCGCGCGGGATGCGGCCCGGGCGGAAGAGCTGCTTGGTTCAGCCGGCTGGGTAGGCGTTGGCCAGGCCCCAGCTGATGAAGGCAGCGATGGCCCCCAGCAGCAGAATCCCTGA